The Nicotiana tomentosiformis chromosome 2, ASM39032v3, whole genome shotgun sequence genome includes the window GAGGGTAAAACCCTCGAGAAGTTGAAGGATGTCACTCTATCTAGAAGCATAGCCAGCCTCGCTCTTAGGCTACGTTTTTCGATCCCTCTTCGTTTTCGTATGGCGAGTTCAAAGTTTCGTTCTTACTTTTCATTTTCTGTTTTTCTTTCAGACCGTGATTTTGGAGATTGAGAGCGCCCGACGAGAGAAGAGGCATGAGACTATTTTTCAGAAGATGGAGCGAAAATATCATAAATACCGTGCCAAGCATCGCGAGATCTATAGACGGTTTGGCGAGAGCGACACCTTCCAGGCTCTCCGAGATGAACTGAAGGAGAAGAATGACGAGTTGGTAAAAGTCATTGGAAAATGCAGCGTTCTCGAGGGAGCGTTGAGGGAAAAAGATGAGGAGCTTGAGGTGAGCAGGGGGGTCGAGGACCAATGTGCCGACCTTCAAGCCCAAGTGGTCTCATTGCGCGCCGAGCTCGAGGAGTGTCAACTTAAGGCGGACGCTTTGAGTGGCGAGGTCACTGAGAAGGCAATGGGTTTAGATAAGGCAGAGTTAGCCCAATTATCGGCTGTGAAGAAAGCGGAGGCTTTGGAGATCGTGATCCGTGTTCTCCGTTCTGAGCGGGAGGGTGTTCTGGAGACGGCCAGGCTCAGAGATGAGCGACTTGATGAGCAGATAGGGGAGCTGGAAAAAGAGGCTTCGAGCCTTAGTGATCGTGTTGTTGCTCTCTAGGCCGAGAAGGCGCAGTTATTGGCTCAACCGTCCTCTTCCCATACTTTTGCTTTTCCTGATGTTCCGCGGGATTtgtacgaggaatggattcacgcCGAGGCTCAGCTGGATATATTCAGGGTTCTGATAGGGGCGGGGGTTGTTTCAGAAGCCGACTTCGAGGATGCTCGTGCTAAGGCACGTAAAGCTCGGTTTGCTTGTGGCTATGACCCCGCTACACCGGAAGCCGATGATGACGAGGGTGCGGGGATGAGTATCCCGCTGGCGAAGAGGTAAGGTGGAGATGGTCTGGCCGATCAAGCTGGTGGTGCTTCTGGGCCAGGCAGTGATtagttatttttccttttttgttgTTTAGCCGCAGACTTGTGTGTATTTTTTATAGGCGCGTAttcgagcctttgtaaaa containing:
- the LOC138904632 gene encoding uncharacterized protein, translated to MTKASSVLGMATDPTPLAVLIPPHADRISIATEEENFPMVEEIVSRTEKTRSDFSKMPEDDPEVPESMMKEIDLAEFKARFKIPAHIDLIPAGRDVTVILEIESARREKRHETIFQKMERKYHKYRAKHREIYRRFGESDTFQALRDELKEKNDELVKVIGKCSVLEGALREKDEELEVSRGVEDQCADLQAQVVSLRAELEECQLKADALSGEVTEKAMGLDKAELAQLSAVKKAEALEIVIRVLRSEREGVLETARLRDERLDEQIGELEKEASSLSDRVVAL